Proteins from a genomic interval of Helicobacter pylori Shi112:
- a CDS encoding triose-phosphate isomerase, with product MTKIAMANFKSAMPIFKSHAYLEELEKTLKPQHFDRVFVFPDFLGLLPNSFLHFTLGAQNAYPRDCGAFTGEITSQHLEELKINTLLIGHSERRLLLKESPSFLKEKFDFFKSKNFKIVYCIGEELTTREKGFKAVKEFLNEQLENIDLNYPNLVVAYEPIWAIGTKKSASLEEIYLTHGFLKQILNQKTPLLYGGSVNAQNAKEILGIDSVDGLLIGSASLELENFKTIISFL from the coding sequence ATGACAAAAATTGCTATGGCTAATTTTAAATCCGCTATGCCTATTTTTAAAAGCCATGCGTATTTAGAAGAATTAGAAAAGACTTTAAAACCGCAGCATTTTGATAGGGTGTTTGTATTCCCTGATTTTTTGGGGTTATTGCCTAATTCGTTTTTGCATTTCACTTTAGGGGCGCAAAACGCTTACCCTAGAGATTGTGGGGCTTTTACCGGTGAAATCACTTCACAGCATTTAGAAGAACTCAAAATCAACACGCTTTTAATAGGGCATAGCGAGAGGCGATTGCTTTTAAAGGAAAGCCCTAGCTTTTTGAAAGAAAAGTTTGATTTTTTTAAAAGTAAAAATTTTAAAATTGTCTATTGCATTGGCGAAGAATTAACGACCAGAGAAAAGGGTTTTAAGGCTGTAAAGGAATTTTTAAACGAGCAATTAGAAAATATTGATCTTAATTATCCTAATTTAGTGGTGGCGTATGAGCCTATTTGGGCGATTGGCACAAAAAAGAGCGCTTCTTTAGAAGAGATTTATCTCACGCATGGTTTTTTAAAGCAAATTTTAAATCAAAAAACGCCCTTGTTGTATGGGGGGAGCGTGAATGCGCAAAACGCTAAAGAAATTTTAGGGATTGATAGCGTGGATGGCTTGTTGATCGGGAGCGCGTCTTTGGAATTAGAAAATTTTAAAACAATCATTTCATTTTTATAA
- the clsC gene encoding cardiolipin synthase ClsC codes for MKIFLVLLSVFFFNGCFGLVYKTPISSPPISYDPYTTAIGSLYAEKLKENPNHSAAILLEDGFDALLHRVGLIRMSQKSIDMQTYIYKNDLSSQVIAKELLNAANRGVKVRILLDDNGVYSDFSDIMLLNFHKNIEVKIFNPYYIRNKGLRYFEMLADYERIKKRMHNKLFIVDNFAVIIGGRNIGDNYFDNDLDTNFLDLDALFFGGVASKAKESFERYWRFHRSIPVSLLRTHKRLKNNAKEIAKLHEKIPISAEDKNQFKKKVNDFIERFQKYQYPIYYGNAIFLADSPKKIDTPLYSPIKIAFEKALKNAKDSVFIASSYFIPGKKMMKIFKNQISKGIELNILTNSLSSTDAIVVYGAWERYRNQLVRMGANVYEIRNDFFNRQIKGRFSTKHSLHGKTIVFDDNLTLLGSFNIDPRSAYINTESAVLFDNPSFAKRVRLSLKDHAQQSWHLVVYRHRVIWEAVEEGILIHEKTSPDTSFFLRLIKEWSKVLPEREL; via the coding sequence TTGAAAATCTTTTTAGTCCTTTTAAGCGTCTTTTTTTTTAATGGGTGCTTTGGGTTAGTCTATAAGACTCCCATTTCAAGCCCCCCTATCTCTTATGATCCCTACACTACCGCCATTGGGAGCTTGTATGCTGAAAAATTAAAAGAAAACCCTAACCATAGCGCGGCCATTCTTTTAGAAGACGGCTTTGACGCCTTGTTGCATAGAGTGGGACTTATTAGAATGAGCCAAAAAAGCATTGACATGCAAACTTATATTTATAAGAACGATCTTTCCTCTCAAGTGATCGCCAAAGAACTTTTAAATGCGGCCAATCGTGGGGTAAAAGTGCGCATCCTTTTAGACGATAACGGAGTGTATTCGGATTTTTCAGATATTATGCTCTTAAATTTCCATAAAAATATTGAAGTGAAAATTTTTAACCCCTACTATATCCGCAATAAAGGCTTGCGTTATTTTGAAATGCTTGCGGATTATGAGCGCATTAAAAAACGCATGCACAACAAGCTTTTCATCGTGGATAATTTCGCTGTCATTATAGGGGGGCGCAATATTGGGGATAATTATTTTGATAACGATTTAGACACGAATTTTTTAGATTTAGACGCTTTGTTTTTTGGGGGGGTTGCTTCAAAAGCCAAAGAAAGCTTTGAACGCTATTGGAGATTCCACCGCTCTATCCCTGTTTCATTACTAAGAACCCATAAAAGACTCAAAAACAACGCTAAAGAAATCGCTAAACTCCATGAAAAAATCCCTATCAGCGCTGAAGACAAAAACCAGTTTAAAAAAAAAGTCAATGATTTTATAGAACGCTTCCAAAAATACCAATACCCCATTTATTATGGGAATGCCATTTTTTTAGCTGATTCACCCAAAAAAATTGACACGCCCTTGTATTCGCCTATCAAAATCGCTTTTGAGAAAGCCCTTAAAAACGCTAAAGACTCCGTTTTTATCGCTTCATCGTATTTTATTCCAGGCAAAAAGATGATGAAAATCTTTAAAAATCAAATTTCTAAGGGGATTGAATTGAATATTCTTACCAATTCCCTTTCATCTACTGATGCGATAGTGGTCTATGGGGCGTGGGAAAGGTATCGCAACCAATTAGTGCGAATGGGTGCGAATGTTTATGAAATACGAAACGATTTTTTCAACCGCCAGATTAAAGGGCGCTTTAGCACCAAACATTCCTTACACGGCAAGACGATTGTTTTTGATGACAATTTGACGCTTCTAGGGAGTTTTAATATTGATCCGCGTTCTGCATACATCAACACTGAAAGCGCGGTCTTGTTTGACAACCCGTCTTTTGCTAAAAGGGTGCGTTTGTCGCTTAAAGATCATGCCCAACAATCATGGCATTTGGTGGTGTATCGGCATAGGGTTATTTGGGAAGCGGTGGAAGAAGGGATTTTAATCCATGAAAAAACTTCGCCTGATACTTCCTTCTTTTTACGCTTGATTAAAGAATGGTCTAAAGTCCTTCCTGAAAGAGAGCTTTAA
- a CDS encoding fumarate reductase flavoprotein subunit — MKITYCDALIIGGGLAGLRASIACKQKGLNTIVLSLVPVRRSHSAAAQGGMQASLANAKKSEGDNEDLHFLDTVKGSDWGCDQQVARMFVTTAPKAIRELASWGVPWTRIKKGDRPAVVNGEHVTITERDDRHGYILSRDFGGTKKWRTCFTADATGHTMLYAVANEALHHKVDIQDRKDMLAFIHHDNKCYGAVVRDLITGEISAYVSKGTLLATGGYGRVYKHTTNAVICDGAGAASALETGVAKLGNMEAVQFHPTALVPSGILMTEGCRGDGGVLRDKFGRRFMPAYEPEKKELASRDVVSRRILEHIQKGYGAKSPYGDHVWLDIAILGRNHVEKNLRDVRDIAMTFAGIDPADSEEQTKDNMQGMPANEPEYGQAMAKQKGWIPIKPMQHYSMGGVRTNPKGETHLKGLFCAGEAACWDLHGFNRLGGNSVSEAVVAGMIIGDYFASHCLEAQIEINTQKVEAFIKESQDYMHFLLHNEGKEDVYEIKERMKEVMDEKVGVFREGKRLEEALKELQELYARSKNICVKNKVLHNNPELEDAYRTKKMLKLALCITQGALLRTESRGAHTRIDYPKRDDEKWLNRTLASWPSAEQDMPTIEYEELDVMKMEISPDFRGYGKKGNFIPHPKKEERDAEILKTILELEKLGKDRIEVQHALMPFELQEKYKARNMRLEDEEVRARGEHLYSFNVHDLLDKHNANLKGEHHE; from the coding sequence ATGAAAATAACATATTGTGATGCGCTAATTATTGGAGGCGGATTGGCCGGGTTAAGGGCTAGTATCGCATGCAAACAAAAGGGTTTAAACACCATCGTTTTAAGCCTAGTGCCTGTCAGGCGTTCGCACTCTGCAGCCGCTCAAGGGGGCATGCAAGCGAGTCTTGCGAACGCTAAAAAAAGCGAGGGCGATAATGAAGATTTGCACTTTTTAGACACGGTTAAGGGGAGCGATTGGGGATGCGATCAGCAAGTGGCTAGAATGTTTGTAACCACTGCTCCTAAAGCCATTAGGGAATTGGCCAGTTGGGGGGTGCCTTGGACTAGGATTAAAAAGGGCGATAGGCCTGCGGTCGTCAATGGTGAGCATGTTACGATCACTGAAAGAGATGACAGGCATGGTTATATTCTAAGCCGTGATTTTGGCGGCACTAAAAAATGGCGCACATGTTTTACGGCTGATGCTACAGGGCATACCATGCTTTATGCGGTCGCTAATGAAGCCTTACACCACAAAGTGGATATTCAAGACAGAAAAGACATGCTCGCTTTCATCCATCATGATAATAAATGTTACGGGGCGGTGGTAAGGGATTTGATCACAGGCGAAATTTCAGCGTATGTTTCTAAAGGCACGCTTTTAGCTACCGGAGGTTATGGGCGCGTGTATAAACACACCACTAACGCCGTGATTTGCGATGGAGCCGGGGCGGCGAGCGCTTTAGAAACTGGTGTGGCTAAATTAGGCAACATGGAAGCGGTGCAATTCCACCCTACCGCTTTAGTGCCAAGCGGGATTTTAATGACCGAAGGCTGTAGGGGCGATGGCGGGGTTTTAAGAGACAAGTTCGGCAGACGCTTCATGCCCGCTTATGAGCCGGAGAAAAAAGAGCTTGCAAGTAGGGATGTGGTCTCAAGGCGGATTTTAGAGCATATCCAAAAAGGCTATGGAGCCAAATCGCCCTATGGGGATCATGTGTGGCTGGATATTGCTATTTTAGGGCGTAACCATGTGGAAAAAAACTTAAGGGATGTGCGCGATATTGCCATGACTTTTGCAGGCATTGATCCGGCTGATAGCGAAGAGCAAACCAAAGACAACATGCAAGGAATGCCCGCAAATGAGCCTGAATACGGGCAAGCGATGGCTAAGCAAAAAGGCTGGATCCCCATAAAACCCATGCAACACTATTCTATGGGTGGGGTTAGGACAAACCCTAAAGGCGAAACCCATTTAAAAGGCTTGTTTTGTGCGGGTGAAGCGGCATGTTGGGATTTGCATGGGTTTAACCGCTTGGGGGGTAATTCCGTGAGTGAAGCGGTGGTCGCTGGCATGATCATAGGGGATTATTTCGCTTCGCATTGTTTAGAAGCGCAAATTGAAATCAACACGCAAAAAGTTGAAGCTTTCATTAAAGAAAGCCAAGATTATATGCATTTTTTATTGCACAATGAAGGCAAGGAAGATGTGTATGAAATTAAAGAACGCATGAAAGAAGTCATGGATGAAAAAGTGGGCGTTTTTAGAGAAGGCAAAAGGCTAGAAGAAGCCCTTAAAGAATTGCAAGAGCTTTATGCGCGCTCCAAAAACATTTGCGTGAAAAACAAGGTTTTGCACAATAACCCTGAATTAGAAGACGCTTACCGCACCAAAAAAATGCTCAAACTCGCGCTTTGCATCACTCAAGGAGCGTTACTGCGCACTGAAAGCAGAGGGGCTCACACTAGGATTGATTACCCTAAAAGAGACGATGAAAAATGGCTTAATCGGACTTTAGCGAGCTGGCCTAGCGCTGAGCAAGACATGCCCACGATTGAATACGAAGAATTAGATGTGATGAAAATGGAAATCAGCCCTGATTTTAGGGGCTATGGCAAAAAGGGCAATTTCATTCCCCACCCCAAAAAAGAAGAGCGCGACGCTGAGATTTTGAAAACGATTTTAGAATTAGAAAAGCTTGGGAAAGACAGAATAGAAGTCCAACATGCGCTCATGCCTTTTGAATTGCAAGAAAAATACAAGGCTAGGAACATGCGTTTAGAAGATGAAGAAGTGAGAGCTAGGGGGGAACATTTGTATTCTTTCAATGTCCATGATTTATTAGACAAACACAACGCTAACCTAAAAGGAGAACACCATGAGTGA
- a CDS encoding serine hydroxymethyltransferase codes for MAYFLEQTDSEIFELIFEEYKRQNEHLEMIASENYTFASVMEAMGSVLTNKYAEGYPNKRYYGGCEVVDKIESLAIERAKKLFNCQFANVQAHSGSQANNAVYHALLKPYDKILGMDLSCGGHLTHGAKVSLTGKHYQSFSYGVNLDGYIDYEEALKIAQSVKPEIIVCGFSAYPREIDFKKFREIADEVGALLLGDIAHVAGLVVTGEHAHPFPHCHVVSSTTHKTLRGPRGGLILTNDEEIAAKIDKAIFPGTQGGPLMHAIAAKAVGFKENLKPEFKAYAQLVKSNMQVLAKALQEKNHKLVSGGTSNHLLLMDFLDKPYSGKDADIALGNAGITVNKNTIPGETRSPFVTSGIRIGSAALSARGMGAKEFEIIGNKISDILNDINNVSLQLHVKEELKAMASQFPVYQQPIF; via the coding sequence ATGGCGTATTTTTTAGAACAAACGGACAGTGAAATTTTTGAGCTTATCTTTGAAGAATATAAGCGGCAAAATGAGCATTTAGAAATGATAGCGAGCGAGAATTACACTTTTGCAAGCGTTATGGAGGCTATGGGGAGTGTTTTAACGAATAAATACGCTGAAGGCTATCCTAACAAGCGCTACTATGGAGGCTGTGAAGTGGTGGATAAAATAGAAAGCTTGGCCATAGAAAGGGCTAAAAAGCTTTTTAATTGCCAGTTCGCTAATGTGCAAGCGCACTCAGGTTCACAAGCCAATAACGCTGTCTATCACGCTCTTTTAAAGCCTTATGACAAGATTTTGGGCATGGATTTAAGCTGTGGAGGGCATTTAACGCATGGCGCTAAAGTGAGTTTAACCGGCAAGCATTATCAGAGCTTTTCTTATGGCGTGAATTTAGATGGCTATATTGATTATGAAGAAGCACTAAAAATCGCTCAAAGCGTTAAGCCAGAAATCATTGTGTGTGGGTTTTCAGCCTATCCAAGGGAGATTGATTTTAAGAAATTTAGAGAAATCGCTGATGAAGTGGGAGCGTTACTATTAGGCGATATAGCCCATGTGGCAGGACTTGTGGTAACCGGTGAGCATGCCCATCCTTTCCCGCATTGCCATGTGGTTTCAAGCACCACTCATAAGACCTTAAGAGGGCCTAGAGGGGGGCTTATTTTAACCAATGATGAAGAGATAGCGGCTAAGATTGATAAAGCGATTTTTCCAGGAACTCAAGGCGGGCCTTTGATGCATGCAATTGCTGCTAAAGCGGTGGGGTTTAAAGAGAATCTAAAACCAGAATTTAAAGCTTATGCACAATTAGTGAAATCTAACATGCAAGTTTTGGCTAAAGCGTTACAAGAAAAAAACCATAAGTTAGTGAGTGGTGGCACTTCTAACCATTTGCTTTTAATGGATTTCTTAGACAAGCCTTATAGCGGGAAAGACGCTGATATTGCATTAGGGAATGCCGGAATCACCGTGAATAAAAACACCATTCCTGGCGAAACGCGCAGCCCTTTTGTAACGAGTGGGATAAGGATTGGCTCAGCGGCATTGAGCGCAAGGGGCATGGGAGCTAAGGAATTTGAAATCATAGGGAATAAAATATCAGATATTTTGAATGATATTAATAATGTTAGTTTGCAATTGCATGTGAAAGAAGAATTGAAGGCCATGGCCAGTCAATTCCCTGTGTATCAACAACCTATTTTTTAA
- a CDS encoding fumarate reductase cytochrome b subunit, with the protein MQQEEIIEGYYGASKGLKKSGIYAKLDFLQSATGLILALFMIVHMFLVSSILISDEAMYKVAKFFEGSLFLKAGEPAIVSVVATGIILILVVHAFLALRKFPINYRQYKVFKTHKHLMKHGDTSLWFIQALTGFAMFFLASIHLFVMLTEPESIGPHGSSYRFVTQNFWLLYIFLLFAVELHGSIGLYRLAIKWGWFKNVSIQGLRKVKWAMSVFFIVLGLCTYGAYIKKGLENKDNGIKTMQEAIEADGKFHKE; encoded by the coding sequence ATGCAACAAGAAGAGATTATAGAGGGTTATTATGGCGCTAGCAAAGGGCTTAAAAAGAGCGGTATTTATGCCAAGCTGGATTTTTTACAGAGCGCTACGGGATTGATTTTAGCGCTCTTTATGATAGTGCACATGTTTTTGGTCTCAAGCATCTTGATTAGCGATGAAGCCATGTATAAAGTGGCAAAATTTTTTGAAGGGAGCTTGTTTTTAAAAGCAGGCGAGCCGGCTATTGTGAGCGTGGTTGCAACAGGGATTATTCTTATTTTAGTCGTGCATGCTTTTTTGGCGCTAAGGAAATTCCCTATCAATTACAGGCAATACAAGGTTTTTAAAACCCATAAGCATTTGATGAAACATGGCGATACGAGCTTGTGGTTTATTCAAGCCCTCACCGGGTTTGCGATGTTTTTCTTAGCGAGTATCCACTTATTTGTCATGCTCACAGAGCCTGAAAGTATCGGGCCTCATGGCTCAAGCTATCGTTTTGTAACGCAAAACTTTTGGCTTTTGTATATTTTCTTATTGTTTGCCGTAGAATTGCATGGCTCTATTGGGTTGTATCGCTTAGCGATTAAATGGGGGTGGTTTAAGAATGTGAGCATTCAAGGCTTGAGGAAAGTCAAATGGGCGATGAGCGTGTTTTTTATTGTTTTAGGGCTTTGCACCTATGGGGCTTACATTAAAAAAGGTTTAGAAAATAAGGACAATGGCATTAAAACCATGCAAGAAGCCATAGAAGCTGATGGGAAATTCCACAAAGAATAA
- a CDS encoding TIGR00645 family protein, with amino-acid sequence MLEKLIERVLFATRWLLAPLCIAMSLVLVVLGYVFMKELWHMLSHLDTISETDLVLSALGLVDLLFMAGLVLMVLLASYESFVSKLDKVDASEITWLKHTDFNALKLKVSLSIVAISAIFLLKRYMSLEDVLSSIPKDTPLSHNPIFWQVVIHLVFVCSALLAAVTNNIAFSQNKGH; translated from the coding sequence ATGTTAGAAAAATTGATTGAAAGAGTGTTGTTTGCCACTCGTTGGTTGCTAGCCCCTTTATGCATTGCCATGTCGTTAGTGCTGGTGGTTTTAGGCTATGTGTTCATGAAAGAGTTGTGGCACATGCTAAGCCACCTAGACACGATCAGCGAAACGGATTTGGTTTTATCAGCCTTAGGATTAGTGGATTTGTTGTTTATGGCCGGGCTTGTTTTAATGGTGTTGCTCGCCAGTTATGAAAGCTTTGTTTCTAAATTAGACAAGGTGGATGCTAGTGAAATCACTTGGCTAAAGCACACGGATTTTAACGCTTTAAAATTAAAGGTTTCACTCTCCATTGTGGCGATTTCGGCGATTTTCTTGCTCAAACGCTACATGAGCTTAGAAGATGTTTTATCCAGCATTCCTAAGGATACGCCCCTATCGCATAATCCCATTTTTTGGCAAGTGGTGATCCATTTGGTGTTTGTGTGTTCAGCGCTTTTAGCTGCTGTTACCAATAACATCGCTTTTTCGCAAAATAAAGGGCATTAA
- a CDS encoding fumarate reductase iron-sulfur subunit has product MSDNERTIVIRVLKFDPQSAVSKPHFKEYQLKETPSMTLFIALNLIREHQDPDLSFDFVCRAGICGSCAMMVNGRPRLACKTLTSSFESGMITLMPMPSFTLIKDLSVNTGDWFGDMTKRVESWAHSKEEVDITKPEKRIEPDEAQEVFELDRCIECGCCIASCGTKLMRPNFIGAAGMNRAMRFMIDSHDERSDDDFYELVGDDDGVFGCMSLIACHDTCPKELPLQSSIATLRNRMLKVGKSR; this is encoded by the coding sequence ATGAGTGATAATGAACGAACGATTGTAATCAGAGTGCTAAAATTTGACCCTCAAAGCGCGGTGAGTAAGCCGCATTTTAAAGAGTATCAATTGAAAGAAACCCCATCCATGACGCTCTTTATCGCTTTAAACCTCATCAGAGAGCATCAAGATCCGGATTTGAGCTTTGATTTTGTGTGCCGCGCTGGGATTTGCGGCTCTTGCGCGATGATGGTTAATGGGAGACCAAGATTGGCTTGTAAAACTCTAACTTCTAGCTTTGAAAGCGGGATGATTACGCTTATGCCCATGCCCAGTTTTACGCTCATTAAAGATTTGAGCGTGAATACAGGCGATTGGTTTGGCGATATGACTAAAAGGGTGGAGAGTTGGGCGCATTCTAAAGAAGAAGTGGATATTACTAAGCCGGAAAAAAGGATTGAGCCTGATGAAGCCCAAGAAGTCTTTGAACTAGACAGGTGTATTGAATGCGGGTGCTGTATCGCTTCTTGCGGGACTAAACTCATGCGCCCTAATTTCATTGGAGCTGCTGGCATGAACAGAGCCATGCGTTTCATGATTGACAGCCACGATGAAAGAAGCGATGACGATTTTTATGAGTTAGTCGGCGATGATGATGGTGTTTTTGGGTGCATGAGCTTGATCGCTTGCCATGACACTTGCCCTAAAGAATTACCCTTGCAAAGCAGTATCGCCACTTTGCGTAATAGGATGTTGAAAGTGGGTAAAAGCCGCTAA
- a CDS encoding DUF1882 domain-containing protein — MTEMELKLIKIDTSHYFEKKPGLGERVDYAGRCFYNKFQRVNAMLTSSLIQKHLKKEIEIAHNLILRNDKVENIVFDYNGRNPERFYHKVQLLLREEGFMNFTAYNTKTPGHLHLYVHKGHTELGEGERLVKTLSMKLAQGLPKEWRVFPSNEWPKEFNILALPYEVFAKERGSFWAKHL, encoded by the coding sequence ATGACAGAAATGGAATTAAAGCTCATTAAGATAGACACAAGCCATTATTTTGAAAAAAAACCAGGCTTGGGGGAGAGGGTGGATTATGCGGGGCGTTGCTTCTATAATAAATTCCAAAGAGTGAATGCCATGCTCACAAGCTCGCTCATTCAAAAGCATTTGAAAAAAGAAATAGAAATCGCGCACAACCTCATCTTGCGTAACGATAAGGTGGAAAATATTGTGTTTGATTATAACGGGAGGAACCCGGAGCGTTTTTATCATAAGGTGCAGTTATTGCTTCGTGAGGAAGGTTTTATGAATTTTACCGCTTATAACACGAAGACGCCAGGGCATTTGCATTTGTATGTGCATAAAGGGCATACGGAATTAGGCGAGGGTGAAAGGTTGGTTAAAACTTTGTCTATGAAATTAGCGCAAGGGTTGCCTAAAGAATGGAGGGTCTTCCCTAGCAATGAATGGCCTAAGGAATTTAATATTTTAGCTTTACCTTATGAAGTGTTTGCAAAAGAGCGAGGGAGCTTTTGGGCGAAGCATTTATAA
- the lysS gene encoding lysine--tRNA ligase — MFSNQYIQQRIHKANSLREEGKNPYKNGLKRSLTNAAFLEKYAYVKGLEEPKDKEKCESIVGRVKLLRLMGKACFIKIEDESAILQAYVSQNELNDEFKSLKKHLEVGDIVLVKGFPFATKTGELSVHALEFHILSKTIVPLPEKFHGLSDIELRYRQRYLDLIVNPSVKDVFKKRSLIVSSVRKFFETEGFLEVETPMMHPIPGGANARPFITYHNALEIERYLRIAPELYLKRLIVGGFEAVFEINRNFRNEGMDHSHNPEFTMIEFYWAYHTYEDLIELSKRLFDYLLKTLNLPSKIIYNDMEVDFNQTSVISYLDALETIGGISKDILEKEDRLLAYLLEQSIKVEPDLTYGKLLAEAFDHFVEHQLINPTFVTQYPIEISPLARRNDSNPNIADRFELFIAGKEIANGFSELNDPLDQLERFKNQVAEKEKGDEEAQYMDEDYVWALAHGMPPTAGQGIGIDRLVMLLTGAKSIKDVILFPAMRPVKNDFNVESEE, encoded by the coding sequence ATGTTTTCTAACCAATACATCCAACAACGCATCCATAAAGCCAACAGCTTGAGAGAAGAAGGGAAAAACCCTTATAAAAACGGCTTGAAACGAAGCCTTACAAACGCCGCTTTTTTAGAAAAATACGCTTATGTTAAGGGTTTAGAAGAGCCTAAAGACAAGGAAAAATGCGAAAGTATTGTAGGGAGGGTCAAGCTTTTGCGTTTAATGGGTAAGGCTTGTTTTATTAAAATTGAAGATGAAAGCGCGATTTTGCAAGCTTATGTTTCGCAAAATGAATTGAACGATGAATTTAAAAGCCTGAAAAAGCATTTAGAAGTGGGCGATATTGTGTTGGTGAAAGGTTTCCCTTTTGCTACCAAAACCGGTGAATTGAGCGTTCATGCCCTAGAATTTCATATTTTAAGCAAAACCATTGTGCCTTTACCCGAAAAATTCCATGGACTGAGCGATATAGAATTGCGTTACCGCCAGCGCTACTTGGATTTGATCGTCAATCCTAGCGTTAAAGATGTGTTTAAAAAACGCAGTTTGATTGTTTCTAGCGTGCGGAAATTCTTTGAAACGGAAGGGTTTTTAGAAGTGGAAACCCCCATGATGCACCCCATTCCTGGCGGGGCGAACGCAAGGCCTTTTATCACTTACCATAACGCTTTAGAAATTGAAAGGTATTTAAGAATCGCTCCAGAATTATATCTCAAGCGCTTGATTGTGGGGGGTTTTGAAGCGGTGTTTGAAATCAATCGCAATTTCAGGAATGAGGGCATGGATCACAGCCATAACCCCGAATTTACGATGATTGAGTTTTATTGGGCGTATCACACTTATGAAGATTTGATTGAACTTAGTAAGAGATTATTTGACTACTTGCTAAAGACTTTGAACTTACCTTCAAAAATCATTTATAACGATATGGAAGTGGATTTCAACCAAACGAGCGTGATTTCCTATTTGGACGCTTTAGAAACAATAGGGGGCATTAGTAAGGATATTTTAGAAAAAGAAGACAGGCTTTTGGCTTATTTGTTAGAGCAAAGTATTAAAGTAGAGCCAGATCTCACTTATGGCAAATTGCTCGCTGAAGCGTTTGATCATTTTGTAGAGCACCAGCTCATTAACCCCACTTTTGTAACCCAATACCCCATTGAGATTAGCCCCTTAGCCAGACGCAACGATAGTAACCCTAATATTGCTGACAGGTTTGAATTGTTTATTGCCGGGAAAGAAATCGCTAACGGCTTTAGCGAGTTGAACGATCCTTTAGATCAATTAGAACGCTTTAAAAATCAAGTGGCTGAAAAAGAAAAAGGCGATGAAGAAGCCCAATACATGGATGAAGATTATGTGTGGGCGTTAGCCCATGGAATGCCCCCCACTGCAGGGCAAGGCATAGGCATTGATAGATTAGTGATGCTACTCACTGGAGCTAAAAGCATTAAAGATGTGATTTTATTCCCAGCGATGCGTCCTGTTAAAAACGATTTTAATGTGGAGAGTGAAGAATAA
- the fabI gene encoding enoyl-ACP reductase FabI encodes MGFLKGKKGLIVGVANNKSIAYGIAQSCFNQGATLAFTYLNESLEKRVRPIAQELNSPYVYELDVSKEEHFKPLYDSVKKDLGSLDFIVHSVAFAPKEALEGSLLETSKSAFNTAMEISVYSLIELTNTLKPLLNNGASVLTLSYLGSTKYMVHYNVMGLAKAALESAVRYLAVDLGKHNIRVNALSAGPIRTLASSGIADFRMILKWNEINAPLRKNVSLEEVGNAGMYLLSSLSSGVSGEVHFVDAGYHVMGMGAVEEKDNKATLLWDLHKEQ; translated from the coding sequence ATGGGATTTTTAAAAGGTAAAAAAGGGCTTATTGTAGGGGTGGCAAACAATAAATCCATCGCTTATGGGATCGCTCAATCTTGTTTCAATCAAGGGGCTACTTTGGCTTTCACTTATTTGAATGAGAGTTTAGAAAAGCGCGTGAGGCCTATCGCACAGGAATTGAATAGCCCCTATGTGTATGAATTAGATGTGAGCAAAGAAGAGCATTTCAAGCCGCTATATGATAGCGTTAAAAAGGATTTAGGCTCATTGGATTTTATCGTTCATAGCGTGGCCTTTGCCCCTAAAGAGGCTTTAGAGGGGAGTTTGTTAGAAACTTCTAAAAGCGCGTTTAACACCGCTATGGAAATTTCTGTTTATTCTTTAATAGAGCTGACAAACACCCTAAAACCTTTATTGAATAACGGAGCGTCTGTTTTGACTTTAAGCTATTTAGGCAGCACCAAATACATGGTGCATTACAATGTGATGGGGTTGGCTAAAGCGGCCCTAGAGAGTGCGGTGCGTTATTTAGCGGTGGATTTAGGCAAGCATAACATAAGAGTGAATGCCCTATCGGCTGGGCCTATTAGGACGCTCGCTTCTAGCGGGATCGCTGATTTTAGAATGATTTTAAAATGGAATGAAATCAACGCCCCTTTAAGAAAAAATGTGAGTTTAGAAGAAGTGGGCAATGCCGGGATGTATTTGCTTTCTAGCTTGTCTAGTGGGGTGAGTGGGGAAGTGCATTTTGTGGATGCTGGCTATCATGTTATGGGCATGGGGGCTGTGGAAGAAAAAGATAATAAAGCTACGCTATTGTGGGATTTGCATAAAGAACAATAA